From Novipirellula artificiosorum, the proteins below share one genomic window:
- a CDS encoding tetratricopeptide repeat protein — MTGQTNTLRSACRLHVRFAILSIGGLLLVGFSGCQWAAGGQNAQGARLYEQGQYTGALQQFQKVIETDPQNADGYYNLAATTHRIGNQRGQAELLEQAESLYNQCLDHDPNHVECHRGLAVLLMDTGRTDRSFALMKNWASQNPNYAEPRIELARLYEEAGDPTTALKYLEDSVQIDANNARAWLALGRLREQSGDLPQALRNYQHSLAINNMQPEAAARVAAINQQLNAVPMQQPGAAANGTSQIAAQPSVGFDSGFIRR, encoded by the coding sequence ATGACTGGACAAACCAACACTCTTCGATCGGCTTGCCGACTTCACGTTCGCTTTGCAATCCTCTCAATCGGGGGGCTTTTGCTCGTTGGTTTTTCCGGTTGCCAGTGGGCTGCTGGCGGTCAAAACGCCCAAGGGGCAAGGCTTTACGAGCAGGGCCAATACACCGGCGCGCTTCAGCAATTCCAAAAAGTCATCGAAACCGACCCCCAGAACGCGGACGGCTACTATAACCTGGCGGCAACAACTCATCGCATAGGGAACCAGCGAGGGCAGGCTGAATTATTGGAGCAGGCGGAATCGCTGTACAACCAATGCCTCGATCACGACCCCAATCACGTGGAATGCCACCGCGGCTTGGCCGTGCTGCTGATGGACACCGGGCGGACGGACCGTTCGTTCGCGTTGATGAAGAATTGGGCGAGCCAGAATCCCAACTACGCCGAGCCTCGTATCGAATTGGCCCGACTGTACGAGGAAGCGGGTGACCCCACCACGGCGCTCAAGTACCTGGAGGATTCCGTTCAAATCGATGCCAACAACGCCCGAGCTTGGCTGGCCCTCGGTCGATTGCGTGAGCAATCAGGTGATTTGCCCCAGGCGTTACGTAACTATCAGCATTCGCTGGCGATCAACAACATGCAGCCCGAAGCGGCCGCCCGCGTTGCGGCAATCAACCAACAACTCAACGCGGTTCCGATGCAGCAGCCCGGCGCTGCGGCCAACGGAACCAGCCAAATTGCTGCCCAACCCTCGGTGGGCTTCGATAGCGGGTTTATCCGAAGGTAG
- a CDS encoding glycine--tRNA ligase, whose product MDKIVSLCKRRGFLFQSSEIYGGIQGFWDYGPLGVELKRNLKDAWWHDMISGHNELVAPAAAPGPFEMVGLDCTIIMHPQVWKCSGHYDLFHDHMVDCRETKKRYRFDQVRGRWVDYADRDQKIFVTTMADIETELDEVRRRAMKFFKLRNKDADKLSIANESLTIDKLDSTQNVLAPDAKTLDTLTEPREFNLMFKTTLGALGGEDDTTFLRPETAQGIFVNFKNVLDSSRVRIPFGIGQVGKSFRNEITPRNFTFRSREFEQMEIEFFCHPDESQAWYRYWRDRRLAWYTQLGLSGESLIMREHHQEELAHYSVGTADIEYAFPFLPEGEYGELEGIAHRGDFDLRSHMEGKLNPATQPMEVELGEDGKPKHRGSGRDLSYRDEVTNNKFVPHVVEPSAGADRGALAFLCEAYTEDEAPDEKGNMQTRTVMKLHPRLAPIKAAVFPLVKKDGMPEVAQEIYGELKQHMNVFYDEKGAVGRRYRRQDEAGTPFCITVDTESLSDKTVTIRDRDSLKQWRVKIDEVVSDLRTRVNA is encoded by the coding sequence ATGGATAAAATTGTGTCGCTCTGCAAGCGACGTGGGTTCTTGTTTCAATCCAGCGAGATTTACGGTGGCATCCAGGGATTCTGGGACTACGGCCCGCTGGGGGTCGAGTTGAAGCGCAACCTAAAAGATGCATGGTGGCACGACATGATCAGCGGCCACAATGAGCTGGTCGCTCCGGCCGCCGCGCCGGGTCCTTTCGAAATGGTTGGACTCGACTGCACGATCATCATGCACCCCCAAGTCTGGAAGTGCAGCGGTCACTACGACCTCTTCCACGACCACATGGTCGACTGTCGCGAAACAAAGAAACGCTATCGATTTGATCAGGTCCGCGGCCGGTGGGTCGATTATGCCGACCGAGACCAAAAAATCTTTGTCACCACGATGGCCGACATCGAAACGGAACTCGACGAAGTTCGCCGCCGTGCCATGAAGTTCTTTAAACTTCGCAACAAGGATGCCGACAAGCTGAGCATTGCGAACGAGTCGCTCACCATCGACAAACTCGATTCCACTCAAAACGTCTTGGCCCCCGACGCAAAGACACTCGACACGCTGACCGAACCTCGTGAATTCAACTTGATGTTCAAAACCACCTTGGGAGCCCTCGGTGGCGAAGACGACACCACGTTTTTGCGTCCCGAAACCGCCCAAGGGATCTTCGTCAACTTCAAAAACGTTCTCGACAGCAGTCGGGTGCGGATTCCCTTTGGAATCGGCCAAGTGGGCAAGAGTTTCCGCAACGAGATCACGCCGCGGAATTTCACCTTCCGGTCGCGTGAATTTGAACAAATGGAAATTGAGTTCTTCTGTCACCCCGACGAATCACAGGCTTGGTACCGGTATTGGCGAGATCGCCGGTTGGCTTGGTACACCCAACTGGGGCTCTCGGGTGAATCGTTGATCATGCGAGAACATCACCAAGAAGAGCTGGCGCACTACAGCGTTGGAACGGCGGACATTGAATACGCCTTTCCGTTCTTGCCCGAGGGCGAGTATGGCGAGCTTGAGGGAATTGCCCATCGTGGCGATTTCGATCTTCGCAGCCACATGGAAGGAAAATTGAACCCGGCAACGCAGCCGATGGAGGTGGAACTTGGCGAGGACGGCAAACCGAAACATCGTGGCAGTGGTCGCGACCTGTCCTACCGTGACGAAGTGACCAACAACAAGTTCGTGCCCCATGTCGTCGAACCGTCGGCCGGTGCCGATCGTGGCGCGTTGGCATTCCTTTGTGAAGCCTACACCGAAGACGAAGCGCCAGACGAAAAGGGGAACATGCAAACCCGTACGGTCATGAAATTGCACCCCCGACTCGCTCCGATCAAGGCAGCGGTTTTTCCGCTCGTCAAGAAAGACGGAATGCCCGAAGTCGCTCAAGAGATCTACGGAGAACTCAAGCAACACATGAACGTCTTTTACGACGAGAAGGGTGCCGTTGGACGCCGCTATCGTCGTCAAGACGAAGCGGGCACACCCTTCTGCATCACGGTGGATACGGAATCGCTAAGCGACAAAACGGTCACCATCCGAGATCGCGACTCACTCAAGCAGTGGCGAGTCAAAATCGATGAAGTCGTCAGCGATTTAAGAACACGGGTCAACGCCTAA
- a CDS encoding YeiH family protein — MVMQKNPYDSPDEVSQPNDTAAVPSDVVVVPPPSQRPSLWTDMRTSEDWWAIWCAAILLVVSFAAVWVSKPSDLAEQVAANETVKVSNPLKPYVAKPGSWKSTPVDAFYKTDADGAVSTTIPGTLGAYAIIGLLFALATQLRGKSAVAFLTAFPVVFALAVLAYVLAGQAVVKAYNLEYALWALLVGLIISNTIGTPAFLKPAAITEFYIKTGLVLLGAEVLMSRLLALGVPGIFVAWVVTPIVLVSTYIFGQKVLKMSSKSLNMVIAADMSVCGVSAAIATAAACKAKKEELSLAIGMSLSFTVVMMVVLPAIIKAVGMDEVLGGAWLGGTIDSTGAVAAAGAVLGDRGLEVAATVKMIQNILIGVTAFFVAIYWVTYVERDPSAPRPGLSEVWYRFPKFVLGFVAMSVLFSVLYTTLVGGPELVDAVIGGSTKTLRGWFFCLAFVSIGLETNFRQLMPYFKGGKPLILYVCGQTLNLCLTLFMAWLMFKVIFADMITEMVP; from the coding sequence ATGGTCATGCAGAAGAACCCCTATGATTCGCCAGACGAAGTTTCGCAGCCGAACGATACGGCGGCTGTCCCTTCGGATGTTGTCGTGGTACCGCCCCCTTCGCAAAGGCCGAGTCTTTGGACCGACATGCGGACGAGCGAAGATTGGTGGGCGATTTGGTGTGCCGCGATTCTGTTGGTGGTTTCGTTTGCCGCCGTTTGGGTTAGCAAGCCGAGCGACTTGGCCGAGCAGGTCGCAGCAAACGAAACGGTGAAGGTCTCCAATCCGTTGAAGCCATACGTTGCCAAACCGGGGAGTTGGAAATCGACCCCGGTCGATGCGTTCTACAAAACGGATGCGGACGGCGCGGTGTCGACGACGATTCCAGGAACACTCGGCGCCTATGCGATCATTGGGCTCCTGTTCGCGTTGGCGACACAGCTGCGAGGCAAATCGGCCGTTGCCTTCTTGACGGCGTTTCCCGTTGTCTTTGCACTGGCGGTATTGGCTTATGTGCTTGCCGGCCAGGCGGTGGTCAAGGCTTACAATTTGGAATACGCGCTCTGGGCATTGCTGGTCGGATTGATCATCAGCAACACCATTGGCACTCCGGCGTTCTTGAAACCGGCTGCGATCACGGAGTTTTACATCAAGACGGGCTTGGTGTTGTTGGGTGCAGAAGTCTTGATGAGTCGTTTGTTAGCATTGGGGGTGCCGGGCATCTTTGTTGCCTGGGTGGTCACGCCCATTGTGCTTGTCAGCACCTACATCTTTGGGCAAAAAGTGCTCAAGATGTCTTCGAAATCGCTCAACATGGTGATTGCGGCCGACATGTCGGTTTGCGGTGTTTCCGCTGCGATTGCAACTGCGGCTGCTTGCAAGGCGAAAAAAGAGGAATTGTCCTTGGCGATCGGGATGTCCTTGTCGTTCACGGTGGTGATGATGGTGGTTTTGCCCGCGATCATCAAGGCGGTTGGCATGGATGAAGTGCTCGGCGGCGCCTGGCTAGGCGGAACGATTGATTCCACCGGAGCGGTTGCTGCGGCTGGGGCCGTTTTGGGAGACCGTGGATTGGAAGTTGCGGCCACCGTGAAGATGATTCAAAACATTCTCATTGGGGTGACTGCGTTCTTTGTCGCCATCTATTGGGTGACCTATGTCGAACGGGACCCATCGGCACCGCGTCCAGGGTTGTCGGAAGTGTGGTACCGGTTCCCCAAGTTCGTGTTGGGCTTTGTCGCGATGTCGGTTCTGTTCTCGGTCCTCTACACGACGCTTGTGGGTGGTCCTGAGTTGGTCGATGCGGTGATTGGTGGTTCCACGAAGACGCTCCGCGGTTGGTTCTTCTGTTTGGCGTTTGTGAGCATCGGTTTGGAAACCAATTTCAGGCAGTTGATGCCCTATTTCAAAGGGGGCAAACCGCTGATTCTTTACGTCTGTGGACAAACCTTGAACCTTTGTTTGACGCTCTTCATGGCCTGGTTGATGTTCAAAGTCATCTTCGCCGACATGATTACCGAGATGGTGCCCTAA